In Candidatus Dormiibacterota bacterium, the sequence ACCTGCTGGCTGCGCTTTGCCAGCGTGTTCGAGAGCGCTTGGACGATCGGAATAGCGAGCGCGAGCGCGATGAGCATCGCCAGCAATCCCCACAGCACGAGCGTCTGCGTCGTGTGGTTGATGATGCCGGTGATCTGCGTCATCGGGATGCCGTACCACCGCGCGCCGATGGTTTGATTCTGATCGTTTTGAATCGGATCGACGTGGACCAGGTACTCGGTGCCGCCTTCGGTATCGGATCCGGTATAAGGCTGGCCCGTTTTTAGAACCGAGTCCGCAACCGGAACCTGCACGTCAACGGTGCGCGTACCGTCCGGTTGCGCGATCGTGCTCGCAGCGATCGCATCGCCGTCCAACAAGGCCGCCGATCCGCCGAGCGCGCGCGTTGCCTGATCGACCAAATCGTAGTAGTGATTGAGCAGGATACCACCGTAAATCGCACCGATGGTCCGCTCGTTTTGGTCGCTGATGGGCGCCGCGGCCACGAGCGCGAGGCCTTGGTTGGCCTGCGCGACGGTCTTGCCGTCGGGCCCCTTGATATCGGCTTGCGCCTGGAGCGCCAAACCCTCGCCGGTGAGAACCGCCGGCCCGAGCAGCGTCGCGGTGCTCACCGTTTCGCCGGTGAGCGCACGCTGAATCAATGTATTCTGCGCGAGCGTTCCCGGCTGCGGCCCGTTCGCGCGAGCGATCACTTTGCCGTTGTCGTCCACGATCGTTAAGAACGAAAGCCCCGACGTGCGCGCGATATTTGCTAATTGATCCTGCATCGCGCCCACGTTCTTCGCTTGAAGAATCTTGCGCAAGCTATCGGAGACCGCATCCTGCGAAACCAGCAGCTTGATCTGGTCCTTGCGCGAGTCCCAATATCCGCCAAAGGCGCCCGCGCCGTTGGTCACTTCGGTCTTCCCAAGATCCAGTAAATCCCGCTGAAGCACCAAGCGTGCCGCGATGACGCTGATCAAAAAAAACAGCACGATCGCTCCGATGATCGTGCCCAAGAGGCGGACGCGTAGGCTCATACGGTGGTACCTTCCTCTGAACGGGAATCGCTAATTTTGAATTGTCCCAGGCGCGTATCGATCTGCCCGGCGAGCTCGTTCATCTCTTCCACCGACGTGAGCATGCGTTGCGCGGCATCGGTGACTTCCTTGTTCACGTATGTGAGCACTTCGACGGACGAGGCGTTCTGCTGCGAAATCGACGAGATGTCGGAGAACGCTTTATTCACGTCGTCGGATTGACGCGTCATCTGTTGGGTTGCCTGAAGATTGAGGGAGACCGATTTCGTGATCTCCTCGATCGAACGGATGACCTGATAAGAGTTAGCGCTCATCGCGCGCGTCACGGCGCTGATTTCTCCAATTTGCTGGTTGGACGCGAGCACCGCCGAAACGATCTCTTGCAACGCGCCGGACGCCGAGTTGGTACTGCCGACGCTATCTTCCACGCGCGCGGTCAAGCGCGACATCGCCTCGACGACCTCGCCGATGACGCCCTGCGTCGAGGTGATGTGGCTGGCAATCTCCTTGGTGGCCGAAACGCTGCTATCCGCAAGCTTGCGAATCTCGCTCGCGACGACGGCGAAGCCGCGGCCGTGTTCGCCGGCGCGCGCGGCTTCGATCGCCGCATTGAGCGCCAGCAGGTTCGTCTGCTCCGCGATCCGATCGATCACCTTAACGATGTCGCCGATCTGCTCGGAATTGCTGCCGAGCTGTTCGATGTCGTTGCCGAGATCGTCGATCGTGGTGCGAATCGTGTGCATGCCGTCTACGATCGTGCCGATCGCCGTATCGCCGCGCGCGGCAATGCGAGAGGTTTCGGTCGAAATCGACGAAAGCGAATCGACCTGCGCGGTCACTTCTTCGATCGAACTGGCCATATTGGAGACGGCCAGCGCCGTTTCGTCGAGGCTGCGCGTCTGCTCCTCGGCCGAAGCCGCGATGGTGGCGATCGCTTCGGTCAGCGCGAGGACGCGAATCGTGGCTTCTTCGACGATCCGCGACTGCTCCTGAATGCCTTCGTCGAGCTGGCCCTGCGCGACCGAAGCGCCCTCGATCACCGCCAGCGCGGTTGAAGCGGTCGAACGGAGGTCCTCACCCGCGACGCCCAAATTGTCGGCGTTCTTGTGCAGTTGCCGGAGAAAATCGCGCATCCCGAAGATCAATTTGTTCAGGGCGATGGCCAAGTCTTGAAGGGCCGCATCGCTTACCGCGATGTTTTTCGTGAAATCGCCTTGCGAGACGTCGCGGACGCCCGAAGCCAGCGACGCGAGGCTCGCGTGCATCGTCGCGCTCGCGTCGGCGCCGCGCGGGAGCGCGACCCGGCCGAATCCCGTAAATGCGCGCTGGGCGGCCTCGGGTTCCGCCCGCGTCTCGCCATCCGAGGACTCGCCCAAGAAGAGCGCGCTCACGATCGCCCCGCTCGCCGCGAGCAGTATCGCGCTCGAGAGCGCCTCGTGGCTGTGATGCGCTCGCCGAACCGTAAAATCGATGGCTCCGACCACGAGCGCCAGCACCGCACCGAGCGGGAAGCCCACCAGCGCCGCGGCCACCGCAACGACCGCCAGCAGCAGAATCTCTATCGAGACCGGCGTACCGTACCATGCCAGGCCGAAGCACACGGCAGCAGCCATCGCAGCAATGAAGATGCGGGCCGGGGCCGAAAGCCGCGTCCGCAACCCCGCGAAGAAGGCGTAGATCACAGTACTCCCTTTATCACGACGAACAAGAGCCGCACCACCCCAAAGCCCAAGAGAAGCGGTTACCGAAGCCCCTCTGCGAGACTTCAACGCGCGCTCTCCCTATATCCGTTGTAACGGCCGTTAGGGGTCCCCGGTTTAGCTGGGAGCCGTTATCTGCGCCCGAGGGAGTGCCGCTACGAGCGCTCGTTCCGGGCGCGGCTCATGCGCTTATCGCACGTTTCGCAAAAATACGGCATTTTGTTATCGGTCTCGAAGATCGAGTTGGAGTAGTACATCGCGCAGCGGGCATTGAAGCAATGCTTCAAGCCGAACGCATGCCCTAGTTCGTGCACGCACTCTTTGAGCGCCCGCTGAAAGAGCATGTTCTCGTCGGGTTCCTCGCCGTAGAACTCCGAGCGGAGCCGATGGAGCGAAACGACCGCGACGCCTTGCGCCTCGTCGGCATCGCCGAAAATAAAACGATGCGACGTCTTGTAGACATCGAAATCGGTGATGGCGAGCAGCACGCCGGCTTCTTCTGGATGGGCGCGACGTACCTTCGAGACGATGGTGGAGAGAAAGAGTTGCCGGCGGGTTGCGTTCAGCGCGCTTCGCGGAACCACCAGCGTGCGCTCCACGCGTGCGGACGCGAGAAAGCGCTCCTCCAAGCAGAGTGCGAGACGGTCGAGAAAACCGCCATCCATTGCGTTGATCGGAACGATGCGAACCCTCGACTCCATCTCTAGCCCTGCTTCGCCCCGCCAGGCCGGAAAACTTGTTAACCGCTACGAAAGCCGGAAACATGATCGTCGGCATCGGGATCGACCTGGCGGAAGTCGAGCGTTACCGGTTCGACGAGCGCGCACTTGCATGGTTCGCACGCAAAGTTTATACGGATGAAGAAATGGCCTACGCGCGCAGCAAACGGAACTGGCCCGAACGGCTGGCGGGCTTCTTTGCGGCAAAAGAGGCGACGCGGAAAGCCTTCGGCCACGCGATCCCGTGGCGGTGGGTCGGGGTCGGCCACGAATCGAGCGGCAAGCCGATCATTCATCTCTTCGGTAAGGCCGAACGCTTGCTCGTCCAACGCGACGTCGCCTCGATTCACCTGACGATCACGCACACGGAAGCGACGGCGGCAGCCGTCGTCATCCTCGAACGATGACGTACGTCCTCGATTCCGCCGGTATGCGCGCCGCCGATACGCAGGCGTGCGCGACGATGGGCGCAGACGCACTCATGAAGGCCGCCGGCATCCGGATTGCGGCCTTTGTTCGCGCGCGCCGGCCCGAGGGCGGACGTATCGTTGCATTCGCGGGGCCCGGCAACAACGGCGGCGACGGCTTTGCCGCGCTTGCCGAGTTGGACGCCCGTTACCAGCGCATCGTCTATGCTGCGGCGAGCCCGCAGCCGTCGCCCGCCCGGATCGCCGCGCAAGAACGCGCGCGCGATGCAGGCGTCGCGACGCAGCCGTTTCCACAAACGCCCGCCGAAGCGCTCGCTGCCGTAGACGGAGCGGCGCTCGCGATCGACGCGCTCTTCGGCACCGGGGCGCGCTTGCCGATCGATGCAAGCTACGCAGCGGCGCTCGACGTGCTCGATGCGCGCGAGCGAACGGTGCTCGCCATCGATATTCCCAGCGGCATCGATGCCGACACCGGCGCGGTCGCCGAACGCGCGGTGCGCGCCTCGTTTACGATCGCGCTCGCAGCGGCGAAGCCGGGATTGCTGGTCGAAGCCGGGCGCGAACGCGTGGGCGAACTCTACGTCGCCGATATCGGTATCGCGCCGAGTATCCTCGCTAGCTACGCGCATGCGTACGCGGCGTTGGACGATCGCGCGTTCCTCGCGCTGCTTCCAAAGCGCTCCGCATGCGGCGACAAGCGCGCCGCCGGAGCACCGCTCGTCATCGCCGGTTCCGAACAGTTTCCGGGCGCCGCCGCGCTCGCATCGCGGGCGGCCGGGCGCGCCGGTTCGGGCTACGTTACGCTGGCGAC encodes:
- a CDS encoding cache domain-containing protein, whose protein sequence is MSLRVRLLGTIIGAIVLFFLISVIAARLVLQRDLLDLGKTEVTNGAGAFGGYWDSRKDQIKLLVSQDAVSDSLRKILQAKNVGAMQDQLANIARTSGLSFLTIVDDNGKVIARANGPQPGTLAQNTLIQRALTGETVSTATLLGPAVLTGEGLALQAQADIKGPDGKTVAQANQGLALVAAAPISDQNERTIGAIYGGILLNHYYDLVDQATRALGGSAALLDGDAIAASTIAQPDGTRTVDVQVPVADSVLKTGQPYTGSDTEGGTEYLVHVDPIQNDQNQTIGARWYGIPMTQITGIINHTTQTLVLWGLLAMLIALALAIPIVQALSNTLAKRSQQV
- the acpS gene encoding holo-ACP synthase, with product MIVGIGIDLAEVERYRFDERALAWFARKVYTDEEMAYARSKRNWPERLAGFFAAKEATRKAFGHAIPWRWVGVGHESSGKPIIHLFGKAERLLVQRDVASIHLTITHTEATAAAVVILER
- a CDS encoding NAD(P)H-hydrate dehydratase, with translation MTYVLDSAGMRAADTQACATMGADALMKAAGIRIAAFVRARRPEGGRIVAFAGPGNNGGDGFAALAELDARYQRIVYAAASPQPSPARIAAQERARDAGVATQPFPQTPAEALAAVDGAALAIDALFGTGARLPIDASYAAALDVLDARERTVLAIDIPSGIDADTGAVAERAVRASFTIALAAAKPGLLVEAGRERVGELYVADIGIAPSILASYAHAYAALDDRAFLALLPKRSACGDKRAAGAPLVIAGSEQFPGAAALASRAAGRAGSGYVTLATAAAAAPVVRTHLLETVVVGISGDDGPKQVVEDLLDIAKRSSAIAIGPGLALNERAGEIVCGIIERATLPIVADASALFHLAKHLDIARGKRIVVTPHEGEFARLSGLGTIAPGQRVARLREFVDRTGITTLLKGRDTLIYDGTTMHVNVTGTNALATAGSGDVLTGIIASLLSQGLSPLDAARCGAYWHGLAGQVCERRRPVGTLAGDLPEALADALPNELEPNGLTRLF
- a CDS encoding archaemetzincin family Zn-dependent metalloprotease yields the protein MESRVRIVPINAMDGGFLDRLALCLEERFLASARVERTLVVPRSALNATRRQLFLSTIVSKVRRAHPEEAGVLLAITDFDVYKTSHRFIFGDADEAQGVAVVSLHRLRSEFYGEEPDENMLFQRALKECVHELGHAFGLKHCFNARCAMYYSNSIFETDNKMPYFCETCDKRMSRARNERS
- a CDS encoding methyl-accepting chemotaxis protein, whose amino-acid sequence is MIYAFFAGLRTRLSAPARIFIAAMAAAVCFGLAWYGTPVSIEILLLAVVAVAAALVGFPLGAVLALVVGAIDFTVRRAHHSHEALSSAILLAASGAIVSALFLGESSDGETRAEPEAAQRAFTGFGRVALPRGADASATMHASLASLASGVRDVSQGDFTKNIAVSDAALQDLAIALNKLIFGMRDFLRQLHKNADNLGVAGEDLRSTASTALAVIEGASVAQGQLDEGIQEQSRIVEEATIRVLALTEAIATIAASAEEQTRSLDETALAVSNMASSIEEVTAQVDSLSSISTETSRIAARGDTAIGTIVDGMHTIRTTIDDLGNDIEQLGSNSEQIGDIVKVIDRIAEQTNLLALNAAIEAARAGEHGRGFAVVASEIRKLADSSVSATKEIASHITSTQGVIGEVVEAMSRLTARVEDSVGSTNSASGALQEIVSAVLASNQQIGEISAVTRAMSANSYQVIRSIEEITKSVSLNLQATQQMTRQSDDVNKAFSDISSISQQNASSVEVLTYVNKEVTDAAQRMLTSVEEMNELAGQIDTRLGQFKISDSRSEEGTTV